A genomic window from Methylorubrum extorquens includes:
- the pstA gene encoding phosphate ABC transporter permease PstA — translation MDASTPLATAERPRSASRVRSGRRIADRILILASTLATLLGIVVLGSILLMLIVEGVKGFTPALLTEPTPGPGSVGGGIANAILGSLVMTFIGIVIATPIGLMAGTFLAEYGRTSKVADIIRFLNDVLLSAPSILIGLFVYTLMVRPMGTYSGWAGAVALAIIATPVIVRTTEDMLRLVPSQMREAGAALGAPRSLVIRAITWRAASAGVVTGIILALARIAGETAPLLFTALNNNSWFNANLLGGVPNLPVMIYQFALSPYPNWQSLAWAGALLITVTILALSVVARLVIKDQRAR, via the coding sequence ATGGATGCCAGCACGCCCCTCGCAACGGCCGAACGCCCCCGGAGTGCGAGCCGCGTGCGCTCCGGCCGCCGGATCGCCGACCGCATCCTGATCCTGGCGAGCACGCTCGCGACGCTGCTCGGCATCGTCGTGCTCGGCTCGATCCTGCTGATGCTGATCGTCGAGGGCGTGAAGGGCTTCACCCCCGCCCTGCTCACGGAGCCGACGCCGGGGCCGGGTTCCGTGGGCGGCGGCATCGCCAACGCCATCCTCGGCAGCCTCGTGATGACGTTCATCGGCATCGTCATCGCAACGCCGATCGGGCTGATGGCCGGCACTTTCCTGGCGGAGTACGGCCGCACCTCGAAGGTCGCTGACATCATCCGCTTCCTCAACGACGTGCTGCTCTCCGCACCCTCGATCCTGATCGGCCTGTTCGTCTACACGCTGATGGTGCGGCCGATGGGGACCTATTCCGGCTGGGCCGGAGCGGTGGCGCTCGCCATCATCGCCACCCCCGTGATCGTGCGCACGACCGAGGACATGCTGCGCCTCGTGCCGAGCCAGATGCGCGAGGCCGGCGCCGCCCTCGGCGCGCCGCGTTCCCTCGTCATCCGCGCGATCACCTGGCGTGCGGCGAGTGCGGGTGTCGTCACCGGCATCATCCTGGCGCTCGCCCGCATCGCCGGCGAGACCGCGCCGCTGCTGTTCACGGCACTCAACAACAACAGCTGGTTCAACGCGAACCTGCTCGGCGGCGTGCCCAACCTGCCGGTCATGATCTACCAGTTCGCGCTGTCGCCCTATCCGAACTGGCAGAGCCTGGCCTGGGCGGGCGCCCTCCTCATCACCGTCACCATCCTGGCCCTGTCGGTGGTGGCCCGCCTTGTGATCAAGGACCAGCGGGCGCGCTGA
- the pstC gene encoding phosphate ABC transporter permease subunit PstC: MTALTQSIALASESGVPRTAPSKTADRLFQGAAYGSALLVLLVLAGILGSIIYGALPAFTEFGFGFLTSSAWNIGTEQFGALPAVIGTVAAALLALVIGVPVSLGIAIYLTQLCPGWARKPVAMTIELLASVPSIIYGMWGLFVFAPLFARFVQVPVSNVVEGIPIVGTILYARIPSGVGVLTAGIILAIMIVPFVASITRDMLDQIPTVLRESAYGIGCTTWEVVRHVLVPQASVSIIGAIMLGLGRALGETMAVTFVIGNANRLSASIFDPGSTIASRIANEFNEADGLQLSSLMALGCLLFIITFFVLIIARLLVRRTKVA; encoded by the coding sequence ATGACCGCCTTGACCCAGTCCATCGCCCTGGCCAGCGAGAGCGGCGTGCCCCGCACCGCCCCGAGCAAGACCGCCGACCGCCTGTTCCAGGGCGCCGCCTACGGCTCGGCTCTGCTCGTGCTGCTGGTGCTCGCCGGCATCCTCGGATCGATCATCTACGGGGCGTTGCCCGCCTTCACCGAGTTCGGCTTCGGCTTCCTCACCTCCAGCGCCTGGAACATCGGCACCGAGCAGTTCGGTGCGCTGCCGGCCGTGATCGGCACCGTCGCCGCCGCGCTGCTGGCCCTCGTCATCGGCGTGCCGGTTTCGCTGGGCATCGCGATCTACCTCACGCAGCTCTGCCCCGGTTGGGCCCGCAAGCCCGTCGCCATGACCATCGAGCTGCTCGCCTCCGTGCCGAGCATCATCTACGGCATGTGGGGCCTGTTCGTGTTCGCGCCGCTGTTCGCCCGCTTCGTGCAGGTGCCGGTCTCGAACGTCGTCGAGGGGATCCCGATCGTCGGCACGATCCTGTACGCGCGCATTCCCTCCGGCGTCGGCGTGCTCACCGCCGGCATCATCCTCGCGATCATGATCGTGCCGTTCGTTGCCTCTATCACCCGCGACATGCTCGACCAGATCCCGACCGTGCTGCGCGAGAGCGCCTACGGCATCGGCTGCACCACCTGGGAGGTCGTGCGCCACGTCCTCGTACCGCAGGCCTCGGTCTCGATCATCGGCGCGATCATGCTCGGCCTCGGCCGCGCGCTCGGCGAGACCATGGCGGTCACCTTCGTCATCGGCAACGCCAACCGCCTCTCCGCCTCGATCTTCGATCCGGGTTCGACCATCGCCTCGCGCATCGCCAACGAGTTCAACGAGGCCGACGGGCTCCAGCTCTCCTCGCTGATGGCGCTCGGCTGCCTGCTCTTCATCATCACCTTCTTCGTGCTGATCATCGCGCGCCTGCTGGTGCGGCGCACTAAGGTCGCCTGA
- the pstS gene encoding phosphate ABC transporter substrate-binding protein PstS translates to MKPFTYALAVGLAAAQLATSALAADITGAGATFPFPVYSKWAEAYRKETGTGLNYQSIGSGGGIKQIQAKTVDFGATDAPLKPAQLEKDGLVQFPTVMGGVVPVINVPGIEAGKVKLTGELLADIYAGKILKWSDPKIAGLNEGVKLPDANITPVYRSDASGTTNIFTTYLASVSEPWKKEFGAATTVSWPVGQGGKGNEGVTATVKQVPNSIGYVESAYAKQNKLAYALIQNKAGKYPQPDDKAFQAAAASADWKSTPGFGITLTNQAGDDAWPITAATFILVHKDAADAAKAGDVLKFFDWAYKNGDKLAIDLDYVPLPDTVVGLIHEEWKGIKGKDGKPVFGM, encoded by the coding sequence GTGAAGCCTTTCACTTACGCTCTGGCCGTCGGCCTTGCGGCCGCCCAGCTTGCGACCTCGGCCCTGGCCGCCGACATCACCGGCGCCGGTGCCACCTTCCCCTTCCCCGTGTATTCGAAGTGGGCCGAAGCCTATCGCAAGGAAACCGGAACGGGCCTGAACTACCAGTCGATCGGCTCGGGCGGGGGCATCAAGCAGATCCAGGCCAAGACCGTCGATTTCGGCGCCACCGACGCGCCGTTGAAGCCCGCTCAACTCGAGAAGGACGGCCTCGTCCAGTTCCCGACCGTCATGGGCGGCGTGGTGCCGGTGATCAACGTTCCGGGCATCGAGGCCGGCAAGGTCAAGCTGACCGGTGAGCTCCTGGCCGACATCTACGCCGGCAAGATCCTGAAGTGGTCCGATCCGAAGATCGCCGGGCTGAACGAGGGCGTGAAACTTCCCGACGCCAACATCACCCCGGTCTACCGCTCGGACGCCTCCGGCACGACCAACATCTTCACCACCTACCTCGCCTCGGTCTCCGAGCCGTGGAAGAAGGAATTCGGTGCTGCCACCACGGTGAGCTGGCCGGTCGGCCAGGGCGGCAAGGGCAACGAGGGCGTGACCGCCACCGTCAAGCAGGTTCCGAACTCGATCGGCTACGTCGAGTCGGCCTATGCCAAGCAGAACAAGCTCGCCTACGCGCTGATCCAGAACAAGGCTGGCAAGTATCCGCAGCCCGACGACAAGGCGTTCCAGGCCGCTGCCGCCAGCGCCGACTGGAAGTCCACCCCCGGCTTCGGGATCACGCTGACCAATCAGGCCGGTGACGACGCTTGGCCGATCACCGCCGCGACCTTCATCCTGGTCCACAAGGATGCGGCGGATGCGGCGAAGGCCGGCGATGTGCTGAAGTTCTTCGATTGGGCCTACAAGAACGGCGACAAGCTCGCCATCGACCTCGACTACGTGCCGCTCCCCGACACCGTCGTCGGTCTGATCCACGAGGAGTGGAAGGGCATCAAGGGCAAGGACGGCAAACCCGTCTTCGGCATGTAA